In Gordonia iterans, the following proteins share a genomic window:
- a CDS encoding DUF1416 domain-containing protein, with product MCAAPKQGQTIPAGVDVEKETVLTGQVVDGEGTPVAGAFVRLLDATGEFTAEVVASATGDFRFFAAPGSWTLRALSAQGNGQTEAAPDAPGVHEFTVTVAK from the coding sequence ATGTGTGCAGCCCCCAAACAGGGTCAGACCATCCCGGCCGGCGTCGACGTCGAGAAGGAGACGGTCCTGACCGGTCAGGTCGTCGACGGTGAGGGCACTCCGGTGGCCGGCGCCTTTGTGCGCCTGCTCGACGCCACCGGCGAGTTCACCGCCGAGGTGGTCGCTTCGGCCACCGGCGACTTCCGGTTCTTCGCCGCACCCGGCTCCTGGACGCTCCGCGCGCTGAGCGCGCAGGGCAACGGGCAGACCGAGGCCGCCCCGGACGCCCCCGGCGTCCACGAGTTCACGGTGACCGTCGCCAAGTAG
- a CDS encoding winged helix-turn-helix domain-containing protein, whose product MDLLLLTVEDSADAVLPSLSLLPHRVRTLPAETSSLTELGDAEVILVDARRDLAGARGLCRLLGGGRARLGAVLTEGGLVAITADWGIDDFLLPETGPAELDARLRLLVARGAAGGDEPDDRVTLGELVIDEATYTARLRGKPIDLTYKEFELLKFLAQNAGRVFTRAQLLHEVWGYDFFGGTRTVDVHVRRLRAKLGSDHEALIGTVRNVGYKAVRPARSRDADAEEPGGDDSDLTESAG is encoded by the coding sequence GTGGACCTGTTGCTGTTGACCGTCGAAGATTCCGCAGACGCTGTTCTGCCCTCCCTCTCCCTGCTCCCGCACCGTGTGCGGACGTTGCCCGCGGAGACCTCCTCGCTGACCGAACTCGGTGACGCCGAAGTGATCCTGGTCGACGCGCGCCGTGATCTGGCCGGTGCGCGCGGACTCTGTCGGCTGCTCGGCGGCGGCCGGGCCCGGCTCGGCGCGGTGCTCACCGAGGGCGGTCTGGTCGCGATCACCGCCGACTGGGGCATCGACGACTTCCTGCTCCCCGAAACCGGGCCTGCCGAGCTCGACGCGCGACTGCGCCTGCTGGTGGCCCGGGGCGCGGCCGGCGGCGACGAGCCCGACGACCGCGTCACTCTCGGTGAACTCGTGATCGACGAGGCGACGTACACCGCGCGCCTGCGCGGCAAGCCGATCGATCTCACGTACAAGGAGTTCGAGCTCCTGAAGTTCCTGGCGCAGAACGCCGGGCGCGTGTTCACTCGCGCGCAACTGCTGCACGAGGTGTGGGGTTACGACTTCTTCGGCGGCACCCGCACCGTCGACGTCCACGTACGACGACTCCGCGCGAAGCTCGGCAGCGACCACGAAGCGCTCATCGGCACCGTGCGCAACGTCGGGTACAAGGCGGTCCGGCCCGCGCGGTCCCGTGACGCCGACGCCGAGGAGCCCGGCGGCGATGATTCTGATCTCACCGAGTCCGCGGGCTGA
- the cydC gene encoding thiol reductant ABC exporter subunit CydC, which translates to MTRDPMLRALAFVGLGKRPVFWSVLFGAAGALCALGLAAVSAWLITRAWQMPPVLYLSVAVTATRAFGISRALFRYVERLATHDTALNAMAVARAKIYRVLASGPPAYSVGMSQSRLLARTADDVDEIGDALIRGLIPMAVGAVTSVAAVVVMAFVSPTAAVILAIALIVSGGVAPWLAARGSALVLDEGARAREDVAQETTALLWHGPELAVAGRRQSTLERLSAADRRYARATDRGLGWQVSASAATPLALAVSVVAAALIAVDLASGLPGSLADVSSTDTRFTPMLFGVLVLLPLSSFESTAPLTAAGIAWLRGRQAAERVMVLVDGAAPDASSPAAAALPESGSLPGSGSLPELVEGDPVIDPAPATLSARRLQWGWDRPLGPASGLDLVVAPGERVVVVGPSGCGKSTLLLTLAGLLEPLAGTVSATHDDGNAVPAAEAACYFAEEAHLFSTSVRENLLVARGDATGEQVRAALDAVGLGPWVDGLPDGVDTDLAGGGAALSGGQRRRLLLARALLHPAPIVLLDEPAEHLDADDARDMIARISAPDGLFGTDRTVVLVTHQHADAATERGARLVDLG; encoded by the coding sequence TGGCAGATGCCGCCGGTGCTGTACCTGTCGGTGGCCGTCACCGCCACCCGGGCGTTCGGCATCTCGCGGGCGCTGTTCCGCTACGTCGAACGGCTCGCGACGCACGACACCGCGCTGAACGCGATGGCCGTGGCGCGCGCGAAGATCTACCGGGTCCTCGCCTCCGGGCCGCCGGCGTACTCGGTCGGGATGAGCCAGAGCCGGTTGCTGGCCCGCACCGCCGACGACGTCGACGAGATCGGCGACGCGCTGATCCGCGGCCTGATCCCGATGGCGGTCGGGGCGGTCACCTCCGTCGCGGCGGTGGTCGTCATGGCTTTCGTGTCGCCGACCGCCGCGGTGATCCTGGCGATCGCGCTGATCGTCAGCGGCGGGGTGGCCCCGTGGCTGGCCGCCCGCGGTTCGGCGCTGGTGCTCGACGAGGGCGCCCGCGCTCGCGAAGACGTGGCCCAGGAGACCACCGCGCTGCTCTGGCACGGACCAGAGCTCGCCGTCGCCGGACGACGGCAGAGCACGCTCGAGCGGCTCTCGGCCGCGGACCGCAGGTACGCCCGGGCGACCGATCGCGGCCTGGGCTGGCAGGTGAGCGCCTCCGCTGCCACACCGCTGGCGCTCGCGGTGAGCGTCGTGGCCGCGGCGCTGATCGCCGTCGACCTCGCGAGCGGACTGCCCGGGTCGCTCGCCGACGTGTCGTCGACCGATACGCGCTTCACCCCCATGCTGTTCGGCGTGCTGGTGCTGCTGCCGCTCTCGTCGTTCGAGTCCACCGCCCCGCTCACCGCGGCCGGGATCGCCTGGCTGCGCGGACGGCAGGCGGCCGAGCGGGTGATGGTGCTGGTCGACGGCGCCGCACCCGATGCGTCGTCCCCTGCGGCCGCTGCGCTCCCTGAGTCCGGTTCGCTCCCTGGGTCCGGTTCGCTCCCTGAGCTTGTCGAAGGGGACCCGGTGATCGATCCGGCTCCCGCCACGCTGTCCGCGCGGCGCCTGCAGTGGGGGTGGGATCGACCGCTGGGTCCGGCGTCCGGGCTGGATCTCGTCGTGGCGCCGGGGGAGCGGGTGGTGGTCGTCGGTCCGAGCGGCTGCGGCAAGTCCACCCTGCTGCTGACGCTCGCCGGACTCCTGGAGCCGCTCGCCGGCACGGTGTCGGCGACCCACGACGACGGCAACGCTGTGCCGGCGGCGGAGGCGGCCTGCTACTTCGCCGAGGAGGCGCACCTGTTCTCCACCTCGGTGCGGGAGAACCTGCTCGTGGCCCGCGGTGACGCGACCGGCGAGCAGGTCCGGGCGGCGCTCGACGCCGTCGGACTGGGGCCGTGGGTGGACGGGTTGCCGGACGGTGTCGACACCGACCTCGCCGGCGGAGGGGCCGCGCTCTCCGGCGGTCAGCGGCGTCGTCTGCTGCTGGCGCGCGCCTTGCTGCATCCGGCGCCGATCGTGCTGCTGGACGAGCCCGCCGAGCACCTCGATGCCGACGACGCTCGGGACATGATCGCACGGATCAGTGCGCCCGACGGACTCTTCGGCACCGATCGCACCGTGGTCCTGGTGACCCACCAGCACGCCGACGCCGCCACCGAACGGGGTGCACGCCTGGTCGACCTGGGCTGA
- a CDS encoding LmeA family phospholipid-binding protein yields MASVLVVAFLGDMVAASRAESRLAHALSASPTLTYEPEVMLTGFPFWPRAGEGDFPLAHVSARGVSAPGCADRGACTVDVDARLSDAVLGDVWTIGPDSPIRYQRLEAQTRVDSVNLGRLMNIVDLYINTPAPEGKIGGGGPGDGLLERTEGIMLSGTVPLPGSPPREGRYPPSASGYPHPKVKVSVSARVSVHDGRVRIEATDFYTGPEEHFDDEVPDEFRSHVLKLFSATLPALPMAWGTPVTSALSRGSDLVLVGGSAAGTVTPRGY; encoded by the coding sequence GTGGCATCAGTGCTGGTCGTGGCGTTTCTGGGGGACATGGTGGCCGCGTCGCGCGCGGAGAGTCGGCTTGCTCACGCGCTCTCGGCCTCCCCCACCCTCACCTACGAGCCCGAGGTGATGCTGACGGGCTTCCCGTTCTGGCCGCGCGCCGGCGAGGGCGACTTCCCGCTGGCGCACGTCAGCGCGCGCGGTGTCAGCGCTCCGGGTTGCGCCGACCGCGGCGCCTGCACCGTGGACGTCGACGCCCGGCTGTCCGACGCCGTCCTCGGCGACGTCTGGACGATCGGCCCCGACTCGCCTATCCGGTATCAGCGGCTCGAGGCTCAGACCCGCGTCGACTCGGTGAATCTGGGCCGCCTGATGAACATCGTCGACCTGTACATCAACACCCCCGCACCCGAGGGCAAGATCGGCGGCGGGGGCCCCGGGGACGGCCTGCTCGAGCGCACCGAGGGGATCATGCTCAGCGGGACGGTGCCGTTGCCGGGCTCCCCGCCCCGCGAGGGCCGGTACCCGCCGTCGGCCTCGGGGTACCCGCATCCGAAGGTCAAGGTGAGCGTCTCGGCGCGGGTCTCGGTGCACGACGGCCGCGTCCGCATCGAGGCGACGGACTTCTACACCGGACCCGAAGAACACTTCGACGACGAGGTGCCGGACGAATTTCGCTCACACGTACTTAAACTCTTCTCGGCCACCCTCCCGGCGCTCCCCATGGCCTGGGGCACGCCCGTGACCAGTGCATTGTCTCGCGGGAGCGACTTGGTCCTGGTCGGCGGCTCCGCCGCGGGCACGGTGACCCCCCGCGGCTACTGA
- a CDS encoding acyl-CoA thioesterase has protein sequence MPITDRQITLRFMAAPTDVASLGGGVRGGRILEWVDKAAYACAAAWSGGYSVTAYVGNISFGRDISSGDLVEVRATLIHTGKTSMHIECEVSSADPRVGTFHPASSCLLVFVAVDEDGNPTTVRPWQPMRADDVARSEYAQVRSQVRAKIAAEMERADYSKPTAALEVDTRFLAAPTDVNWGGKAHGGRVMAWIDDAAYLCGARWSSGEVATAYMGGVRFYRPIHIGQVAEVSARLIHTGKQTMHVAVHVRTYWPREGRETSRLAAHSLTVLAALDEAGDATDVAPWVPRLPGDVALDRHARELIAIRGRRNPDQAHRMVAI, from the coding sequence ATGCCCATCACCGATCGTCAGATCACCCTGCGCTTCATGGCCGCGCCGACCGACGTCGCCTCGCTCGGCGGCGGGGTCCGCGGCGGAAGGATCCTGGAGTGGGTCGACAAGGCCGCGTATGCGTGCGCCGCGGCCTGGTCCGGCGGGTACAGCGTCACCGCCTACGTGGGGAACATCAGCTTCGGCCGGGACATCTCCTCGGGCGACCTCGTCGAGGTGCGGGCCACGCTGATCCACACGGGCAAGACCTCGATGCACATCGAGTGCGAGGTCAGCTCGGCCGATCCGCGGGTGGGGACTTTCCATCCGGCGAGCTCGTGCCTGCTCGTGTTCGTCGCCGTCGACGAGGACGGCAATCCGACGACGGTGCGACCTTGGCAGCCGATGCGGGCCGACGACGTCGCTCGCTCCGAGTACGCCCAGGTGCGCTCGCAGGTGCGCGCCAAGATCGCCGCGGAGATGGAGCGCGCCGACTACAGCAAGCCGACTGCGGCCCTGGAGGTCGACACCCGCTTTCTCGCCGCCCCGACCGACGTGAACTGGGGAGGCAAGGCGCACGGCGGCCGCGTGATGGCGTGGATCGACGACGCCGCCTACCTGTGTGGGGCGCGCTGGAGCTCGGGCGAGGTGGCTACCGCGTACATGGGCGGCGTGCGCTTCTACCGGCCGATCCACATCGGTCAGGTGGCCGAGGTGTCGGCCCGGCTGATCCACACCGGCAAGCAGACCATGCACGTCGCCGTACACGTGCGGACCTACTGGCCGCGCGAGGGCCGGGAGACCTCCCGGCTGGCCGCGCACAGTCTCACGGTGCTCGCCGCTCTCGATGAGGCCGGCGACGCGACCGACGTGGCGCCCTGGGTACCGCGACTACCCGGGGACGTGGCACTGGATCGGCACGCCCGCGAACTGATCGCGATCCGCGGACGGCGCAATCCCGATCAGGCGCATCGGATGGTCGCCATCTGA
- the mshD gene encoding mycothiol synthase: MTASSALRTVRGPLSDADLTAVRALVARAEAHDGVAPLSEQFRLALTAPESLHLLSPHGYAGIVVPPAGGAAAVEATVDPEHRSRGEGSRLVAAALGAAREAGEGAPALWAHGDLAAAAGLAANLELDRVRELLQLRRPLAPADPAAIPLPPLPTRDDVVLRTYLGPGDDAEILRVNNAAFSWHPEQGGWTQAQLDDRTGADWFDPAGLFLAVDADSRQLLGFHWTKVHPASETGGDPLGEVYVVAVDPGAQGRGLGGLLTLAGLHHLAGRDLREVQLYVEGDNAAALATYRRLGFGRHAVDAAYR, from the coding sequence GTGACCGCTTCGTCTGCACTCCGAACCGTCCGCGGGCCCCTGTCCGACGCCGATCTCACCGCCGTGCGCGCGCTCGTCGCCCGCGCCGAGGCGCACGACGGCGTCGCACCGCTGTCCGAACAGTTCCGACTGGCGCTGACGGCGCCGGAATCCCTGCATCTTCTCAGTCCACACGGGTACGCCGGCATCGTCGTGCCGCCGGCGGGCGGTGCAGCGGCGGTGGAGGCGACGGTCGATCCCGAACATCGGAGCCGGGGCGAGGGCTCGCGGCTGGTGGCCGCCGCATTGGGCGCCGCGCGCGAGGCAGGGGAAGGCGCACCCGCGCTCTGGGCGCACGGCGACCTGGCGGCCGCCGCAGGCCTGGCCGCGAACCTCGAGCTCGACCGGGTCCGGGAACTGCTGCAGCTCCGTCGGCCGCTGGCGCCGGCCGATCCGGCGGCGATCCCCTTGCCGCCGCTGCCTACTCGCGACGACGTGGTGCTGCGGACCTACCTGGGGCCCGGCGACGACGCCGAGATCCTCCGGGTGAACAACGCCGCCTTCTCCTGGCATCCGGAACAGGGCGGCTGGACGCAGGCTCAGCTGGACGACCGCACGGGCGCGGACTGGTTCGACCCGGCAGGTCTCTTCCTCGCCGTCGACGCGGATTCTCGGCAGCTGCTCGGTTTCCACTGGACCAAGGTGCACCCGGCGAGCGAGACCGGCGGCGACCCGCTGGGCGAGGTGTATGTGGTCGCCGTAGACCCGGGCGCACAGGGCCGGGGGCTGGGCGGCCTGCTGACGCTGGCCGGGCTGCATCATCTCGCCGGCCGCGACCTGCGCGAGGTCCAGCTGTACGTGGAGGGCGACAACGCCGCCGCACTGGCCACCTATCGCCGGCTCGGCTTCGGTCGCCACGCCGTCGACGCCGCCTATCGCTGA
- a CDS encoding sulfurtransferase: MAREDVLVSAEWAEQNLDTDKVVFVEVDEDTSIYDLNHIPGAVRLDWRKDLQDPVRRDFLDQEGFAKLLSERGIANDDTVVLYGGNNNWFAAYAYWYFKIYGHENVKLLDGGRKKWELDGRPLTGDTVVREATTYVAEPADLSIRAFRDEVVQSIGIKNLVDVRSPDEFAGRISAPAHLPQEQAQQRGHVPGAINIPWSTTANEDGTFKSDDELTALYAEQGFDDSKETIAYCRIGERSSHTWFVLRELLGKQNVKNYDGSWVEYGSLVGVPIEI; this comes from the coding sequence ATGGCACGTGAGGATGTGCTGGTCAGCGCCGAGTGGGCTGAGCAGAACCTGGACACCGACAAGGTGGTCTTCGTCGAGGTCGACGAGGACACGTCGATCTACGACCTGAACCACATCCCGGGCGCGGTTCGCCTGGACTGGCGCAAGGACCTGCAGGATCCGGTGCGCCGCGACTTCCTCGATCAGGAGGGCTTCGCCAAGCTCCTCAGCGAGCGCGGCATCGCCAACGACGACACCGTCGTCCTGTACGGCGGCAACAACAACTGGTTCGCCGCCTACGCCTACTGGTACTTCAAGATCTACGGCCACGAGAACGTGAAGCTGCTCGACGGCGGCCGCAAGAAGTGGGAGCTGGACGGCCGTCCGCTCACCGGCGACACCGTCGTCCGCGAGGCCACCACTTACGTCGCCGAGCCGGCAGATCTCTCGATCCGCGCTTTCCGCGACGAGGTCGTGCAGTCGATCGGCATCAAGAACCTGGTCGACGTCCGCAGCCCCGACGAGTTCGCCGGGCGGATCTCGGCACCGGCCCACCTGCCGCAGGAGCAGGCTCAGCAGCGCGGCCACGTCCCCGGCGCGATCAACATCCCGTGGTCGACCACCGCCAACGAGGACGGCACCTTCAAGAGCGACGACGAGCTCACGGCGCTGTACGCCGAGCAGGGCTTCGACGACTCCAAGGAGACCATCGCCTACTGCCGTATCGGTGAGCGCTCGAGCCACACCTGGTTCGTGCTGCGCGAACTGCTGGGCAAGCAGAACGTCAAGAACTACGACGGCAGCTGGGTCGAGTACGGCTCGCTGGTCGGCGTTCCGATCGAGATCTGA
- a CDS encoding FABP family protein has protein sequence MTRSGNEAIADAEQRAEQTGGKNVPTVGELPLPVDTANLREGPDLHPGLLGLLPLVGVWEGEGEGHNPITGDDYPFGQQIIVTHDGGNYLSWQSRSWVLDEDGGYVKPDLRESGFWRIGDDDTIELLLTHAEGSIELYYGRPLNQTSWNLTTDVTIKTETGAHTGAAKRLYGLVPDGDLAYVEERLDADGDLTPRLSAKLQRVIG, from the coding sequence ATGACGCGCTCGGGCAACGAGGCGATCGCCGACGCCGAGCAGCGCGCAGAGCAGACCGGGGGTAAGAACGTCCCCACGGTCGGCGAACTGCCGCTGCCGGTCGACACGGCGAACCTTCGTGAAGGACCCGACCTGCACCCCGGCCTACTCGGTCTCCTGCCGCTCGTCGGCGTCTGGGAGGGCGAAGGAGAGGGCCACAACCCGATCACCGGCGACGACTACCCGTTCGGGCAGCAGATCATCGTCACCCATGACGGCGGCAACTACCTCAGTTGGCAGTCGCGCTCCTGGGTACTCGACGAGGACGGCGGCTACGTCAAGCCCGATCTCCGGGAGTCCGGATTCTGGCGCATCGGCGACGACGACACCATCGAGTTGCTCCTCACGCACGCGGAGGGCTCCATCGAGCTCTACTACGGACGCCCCCTGAATCAGACGTCGTGGAACCTCACCACCGACGTCACCATCAAGACCGAGACCGGCGCGCACACCGGTGCCGCCAAGCGCCTGTACGGCCTGGTGCCCGACGGCGACCTCGCCTACGTCGAGGAACGCCTCGACGCCGACGGCGACCTCACTCCGCGGCTCTCCGCGAAGCTCCAGCGCGTCATCGGCTGA